The following are from one region of the Nicotiana tabacum cultivar K326 chromosome 3, ASM71507v2, whole genome shotgun sequence genome:
- the LOC107785374 gene encoding snakin-2-like: MAFQKAFAALLIASFMLFHFTNAFQKVDYSEPSAPAPAPQVSQPLNCTGACEYRCSKSSRPNLCNRACGSCCHRCHCVPPGTSGNYEACPCYFNLTTHNNTRKCP, translated from the exons ATGGCATTCCAAAAAGCATTTGCTGCTTTGCTTATTGCCTCCTTCATGCTTTTCCATTTCACTAATGCCTTTCAAAAG GTTGACTACAGCGAGCCATCAGCACCAGCACCAGCCCCTCAAGTTTCACAGCCACTAA ATTGCACAGGAGCCTGTGAATATAGGTGCAGCAAGTCGTCTCGGCCAAATCTATGCAACAGAGCATGTGGAAGCTGCTGCCATAGATGCCACTGCGTGCCACCAGGGACCTCTGGCAATTATGAAGCTTGTCCTTGCTATTTCAACCTTACTACTCATAACAACACCCGCAAATGTCCTTAA